Proteins from one Candidatus Paceibacterota bacterium genomic window:
- a CDS encoding four helix bundle protein gives MVYKRFEEIKVWDESRNFVNDIYNLFRTHQKLSKDYSLVDQLKRASYSIMLNIAEGFERGSNKEFANFLNIAKGSAGEVRSILYILKDNQYINESEFENLCLKVENISTQLSNFRKFLIANIKK, from the coding sequence ATGGTTTACAAAAGATTCGAGGAGATAAAAGTGTGGGATGAATCGAGAAACTTTGTAAATGACATATACAATCTTTTCAGAACCCATCAAAAGCTTAGCAAAGACTATTCTCTAGTGGATCAACTAAAAAGAGCCTCATACTCTATAATGCTCAATATTGCTGAAGGCTTTGAGAGAGGATCAAATAAAGAGTTTGCTAACTTCCTTAATATTGCTAAGGGTTCTGCTGGCGAAGTTCGCTCGATTCTCTATATTTTGAAAGATAATCAGTATATAAACGAAAGTGAATTTGAGAATCTTTGTTTGAAGGTCGAAAATATTTCCACCCAGCTTTCAAACTTCAGAAAATTCTTGATTGCTAATATAAAAAAATAA
- the rpoC gene encoding DNA-directed RNA polymerase subunit beta': MRPNQSQEANNFEAMKIALASPERIKEWSFGEVTKPETINYRTQRSERSGLFDEKIFGPDKDFECYCGKYRGIRYKGIVCEKCGVEITRSIVRRERMGHIELAAPVSHVWFLKSMPSRISLILGIPAQDIEKVVYFAGYIITRVSAEEKAGILRDLDSEYKSKSKQLNEEKAKESLKERLLATKKEIESLVEGKVLDEVEYHKYSVKYGTLFEAQIGAEAIFDIFKKIDMVKLEKKLLEEYEKAGAMESAKIAKRLSTIQAMIKSGVRPEWMFLTRIPVIPPALRPMVPLDGGRYATSDVNDLYRRVINRNNRLKKLKEIHAPDVILRNEKRILQEAVDALLDNSIRHGSQSGATAGIQTKARALKSLSDNLKGKKGLFRLNLLGKRVDYSGRSVIVVGPDLKLHQCGLPKYMALELFRPFIISELIKKELAYNVRGAGRLIDEALPEVWAILEEVIKGKYVLLNRAPTLHRLGIQAFQPILVEGSAIQVHPLTCNAFNADFDGDTMSVHVPLSEEAQMEAKEIMAANKNILKPGSGDPTISNKPLDIILGCYWMTKDVSGEKGENMIFEDPNSAIIAYNFSAVSLRAKIKVLGNDSLKYAQFGGKIFETTIGKILFNFVLPPDYPFVNYEVTKKKLVQLVDDLTKIYGIGSVPAIMDKIKEFGFRYATVSGTTWAMYDINVPEEKHAVIEGALKKVEEVSNQYDQGLVSEEEKKIKNIEIWTAAKDDIEKKVQDSLDKTGSVYDLVNSGARGSFGQLTQMIGMKGLIVNTAGETIDFPITSSYKEGLTPLEYFITTHGARKGMTDTALNTAKAGYLTRRLFDVAQDAIVLEEDCKTKEGIIISRETSAGMEVSLSKLVKGRYLSHDVLDKEGKTLFERNHYLTKEDAKAIEDAGVESVTVRSPLTCKTLSGVCIYCYGSDLGRDEVIDIGEAIGTVAAQAIGEPGTQLTMRTFHAGGTASVGGDITQGLPRVEEIFENRTPKNPALVSHIDGIVSEIKSDGKDRTIILASSGAEKSKAKSNLEYAVNFNRVILVKQGDEIKKGDVMTDGSIDLDELFKYAGKEATQNYIIDEITKIYELQGEPVSRKHIEVIIRQMFSRRKIKSPGDTTFSSSDVIPLSEVEKVNNVMKEQNKEEAKTEAVLLGISEVSLTRTSFLSSASFERTTRSLITNSLRGAVDNLTGLKENVIIGRVIPAGTGFPGSRKFKMIQELQEKLDRR, from the coding sequence ATGAGACCAAATCAATCACAAGAGGCAAATAATTTCGAAGCTATGAAAATAGCTCTCGCTTCGCCGGAGCGTATCAAGGAGTGGTCGTTCGGTGAGGTCACCAAGCCTGAAACCATCAACTATCGCACCCAAAGGAGCGAGCGCAGTGGTCTTTTCGACGAGAAAATATTCGGTCCGGACAAGGATTTTGAATGTTACTGTGGAAAATATCGCGGCATCCGCTACAAAGGCATTGTCTGTGAAAAATGTGGTGTTGAAATCACTCGCTCGATTGTGCGCCGTGAAAGGATGGGCCACATCGAGCTTGCTGCTCCCGTCTCTCATGTTTGGTTTCTCAAATCGATGCCATCGAGGATTTCTCTTATTCTCGGCATTCCTGCACAAGACATAGAGAAGGTGGTTTATTTTGCTGGTTATATCATCACTCGTGTTTCTGCTGAAGAAAAAGCTGGTATCTTGCGCGATCTCGATTCAGAATACAAATCCAAATCAAAACAACTAAATGAGGAAAAAGCTAAGGAATCTTTGAAAGAAAGGCTTCTCGCTACCAAGAAGGAAATCGAAAGCTTGGTTGAAGGTAAAGTCTTGGACGAAGTCGAATATCACAAATATTCAGTGAAGTACGGTACTCTTTTCGAAGCTCAAATAGGTGCTGAAGCCATTTTCGATATTTTCAAGAAAATAGATATGGTTAAATTGGAGAAGAAGTTACTCGAAGAATACGAAAAAGCTGGAGCTATGGAATCAGCCAAAATTGCCAAGCGGCTTTCCACTATTCAGGCCATGATCAAATCAGGAGTGCGTCCAGAATGGATGTTCCTTACCCGTATTCCAGTTATTCCTCCGGCTCTTCGCCCGATGGTGCCTCTTGATGGTGGCAGGTATGCTACAAGCGATGTTAATGACTTATATAGGAGAGTAATCAATCGCAACAACCGATTGAAAAAATTGAAGGAGATCCATGCTCCAGATGTTATTTTGCGTAATGAAAAAAGAATTTTGCAAGAAGCTGTGGACGCTCTGCTCGACAACTCCATCCGTCATGGTTCTCAAAGTGGAGCTACTGCAGGTATCCAGACAAAAGCTAGAGCTTTGAAATCGCTCTCTGATAACCTCAAAGGTAAAAAAGGCCTTTTCCGTCTGAACCTTTTGGGTAAACGCGTCGATTATTCTGGTCGTTCGGTTATCGTCGTTGGTCCCGACCTCAAATTACATCAGTGTGGTTTGCCGAAGTATATGGCTCTCGAACTCTTCAGACCTTTTATTATTTCCGAACTTATCAAGAAGGAGCTGGCTTACAACGTACGTGGAGCCGGGCGACTTATCGATGAAGCTCTGCCTGAGGTTTGGGCTATTCTTGAAGAGGTAATCAAGGGTAAATATGTACTCTTGAACCGAGCTCCTACTCTTCACCGATTGGGCATCCAAGCTTTCCAGCCGATTCTGGTTGAGGGAAGTGCTATTCAGGTGCACCCTCTTACTTGTAATGCTTTTAATGCCGATTTCGATGGCGACACTATGTCAGTCCATGTTCCTCTTTCTGAAGAGGCACAGATGGAAGCCAAGGAAATCATGGCCGCCAATAAAAACATCTTGAAGCCGGGAAGCGGCGATCCTACTATTTCGAACAAACCCCTCGATATTATTCTGGGTTGTTATTGGATGACAAAAGACGTATCGGGAGAAAAAGGGGAGAACATGATTTTTGAGGATCCAAACAGTGCCATCATTGCTTACAACTTCAGTGCTGTTAGTTTACGCGCTAAGATTAAAGTTCTAGGCAACGATTCTCTGAAGTACGCACAATTCGGAGGTAAGATTTTCGAAACTACCATTGGTAAAATCCTCTTCAACTTCGTATTGCCTCCAGATTATCCTTTTGTCAACTATGAAGTAACTAAGAAGAAATTAGTTCAGCTTGTCGACGATCTTACTAAAATTTATGGCATAGGATCTGTACCGGCCATCATGGATAAAATAAAAGAATTTGGTTTTCGTTACGCTACTGTTTCTGGTACTACTTGGGCCATGTACGACATCAATGTGCCGGAGGAAAAGCACGCTGTTATTGAAGGGGCTTTGAAGAAAGTGGAGGAAGTTTCTAATCAGTACGATCAAGGTTTGGTTTCGGAAGAAGAGAAGAAAATAAAAAATATTGAAATTTGGACAGCCGCTAAAGACGATATTGAGAAGAAAGTGCAGGATTCGCTTGATAAAACAGGCTCTGTTTACGATCTAGTCAATTCTGGAGCCAGAGGTTCCTTCGGACAGCTTACTCAGATGATTGGTATGAAAGGACTTATCGTGAACACTGCTGGAGAAACTATCGATTTTCCTATCACTTCTTCTTACAAAGAAGGCCTGACTCCGCTTGAATACTTCATCACTACTCACGGTGCTCGTAAGGGTATGACGGACACGGCTCTCAATACCGCTAAAGCCGGTTATCTCACGAGGAGACTTTTCGATGTAGCCCAGGATGCTATTGTTTTGGAAGAGGACTGTAAAACCAAAGAGGGTATTATAATTAGTCGAGAAACCTCTGCAGGTATGGAAGTATCTCTCTCTAAACTGGTCAAGGGCCGCTACCTTTCACATGATGTTCTCGATAAAGAGGGTAAAACTCTGTTTGAAAGGAATCATTATTTAACTAAGGAAGATGCGAAGGCGATAGAAGACGCGGGAGTAGAGAGTGTTACCGTCCGTTCTCCTCTTACTTGCAAAACTTTAAGTGGCGTTTGTATCTATTGCTACGGCTCTGATCTCGGTCGCGATGAGGTTATAGATATTGGTGAAGCTATCGGTACTGTGGCTGCTCAGGCGATCGGCGAGCCTGGTACTCAGCTGACGATGAGGACCTTCCATGCTGGAGGTACCGCATCTGTCGGAGGCGACATTACTCAAGGTTTGCCTCGTGTTGAGGAAATTTTCGAAAATCGTACTCCTAAAAATCCTGCCCTAGTCTCACATATCGATGGTATCGTGTCCGAGATAAAGAGTGACGGTAAAGACAGAACCATAATACTGGCTTCTTCAGGGGCAGAAAAAAGTAAAGCTAAATCAAATCTTGAATATGCCGTAAACTTCAACCGCGTTATCTTGGTGAAGCAAGGGGATGAAATAAAGAAAGGTGATGTTATGACTGATGGTTCCATTGATCTTGATGAATTGTTCAAGTATGCCGGTAAGGAAGCTACCCAGAATTACATCATCGATGAAATTACCAAAATTTATGAGCTTCAGGGAGAGCCAGTTTCTAGGAAACATATAGAAGTTATCATAAGGCAAATGTTTAGCCGTCGTAAAATCAAGAGCCCAGGCGATACCACCTTCTCTTCAAGTGATGTTATTCCTCTTTCTGAAGTGGAAAAAGTAAATAATGTCATGAAGGAGCAGAATAAAGAAGAAGCCAAGACGGAGGCTGTCTTGCTTGGGATATCAGAGGTTTCTTTGACTAGGACTAGTTTCCTCTCATCCGCTTCCTTTGAGCGCACCACCAGGTCTCTTATCACCAACTCACTTCGTGGAGCCGTGGACAACCTTACCGGCCTCAAGGAAAATGTCATCATCGGCCGTGTCATCCCTGCTGGTACCGGTTTCCCAGGTAGCCGCAAGTTCAAGATGATACAAGAATTGCAGGAGAAGTTGGATAGAAGATAA
- the dnaG gene encoding DNA primase, translating to MTSSPVEQIKDRLDVVEVLGSYIKLDKAGRNYKARCPFHNEKTPSFIVSPERQSFYCFGCQAKGDMFEFVQKFEGLDFRETLKLLAEKAGVELKNYDNHAHGEEKNRKEKIIEVLDAATTLYENLLASGNRVSTEIMRYLEARGIKKETIKKWRIGWAPEGWRTALTGLGEMGFKEKELLEAGLIKKTEDGSKTYDVFRGRIMFPIFDPSGEVIAFSGRIYNDLGNSPKYVNTPETLVFKKSDVLYGLHEAKSEIRRLDYTVLVEGQVDLVLSHQAGVRNTVASSGTALTESHLKRIQKLSNRCIIAYDSDPAGRSAAKRSGELALSLGMEVKIASLPDGEDPGDVILKSGDKWKELLKSSVNLVEFVIDEAVRKNKKIGELPREFNKSVIPLLSLIQSEMARSEFVTLSARKTGLPESSILGDLKKFSSKALLSNNEREQNKETSVEPFVLTPEEMLAGIIVGSLLPEKNQEEIRERFKEMLGEEFFRELVENSRFDKDTLIFETEARFDGFDISEVAQELLTRIEKSILLRRLSGLGRELDNVESDSERDKLKEEALSVSKRLSNI from the coding sequence ATGACTTCCTCCCCCGTAGAACAAATAAAAGATCGGCTCGATGTGGTCGAGGTTCTTGGGTCGTATATAAAACTAGATAAGGCTGGTAGAAACTATAAAGCTCGTTGCCCTTTCCACAATGAAAAGACACCCTCTTTTATCGTCTCTCCCGAAAGGCAGTCCTTCTACTGTTTTGGTTGTCAGGCTAAGGGTGATATGTTCGAATTTGTCCAAAAGTTTGAAGGTCTTGATTTTAGGGAAACTCTGAAGCTCCTCGCGGAAAAAGCTGGAGTAGAACTCAAAAATTATGACAACCACGCTCATGGTGAAGAGAAGAATAGAAAAGAAAAAATAATCGAAGTTCTTGATGCAGCTACTACTTTGTATGAAAATCTTTTGGCCAGTGGAAATCGTGTGTCCACAGAAATAATGCGTTATTTAGAGGCCAGGGGGATTAAAAAAGAAACTATAAAGAAATGGCGAATCGGATGGGCTCCAGAAGGGTGGAGAACAGCGCTCACTGGTCTAGGAGAAATGGGATTTAAAGAAAAAGAATTATTAGAGGCAGGATTGATCAAAAAAACTGAAGATGGAAGCAAAACATACGATGTATTTCGAGGCCGAATCATGTTTCCCATCTTTGATCCGAGTGGGGAGGTGATCGCTTTCTCCGGGCGCATCTATAATGATCTCGGCAATTCTCCTAAATATGTCAATACTCCCGAAACTTTAGTTTTCAAAAAATCTGATGTGCTTTATGGTTTACACGAAGCTAAAAGCGAAATACGTCGGCTCGACTATACTGTATTAGTCGAGGGCCAGGTAGACTTAGTTCTCTCACATCAGGCTGGAGTGCGTAATACTGTCGCCAGTTCGGGCACTGCCCTCACGGAATCCCATTTGAAGCGGATTCAGAAATTGTCGAACCGTTGTATTATCGCCTACGACAGCGATCCCGCTGGTCGGAGTGCCGCCAAAAGGAGTGGCGAGCTTGCTCTTTCTCTTGGTATGGAAGTAAAAATTGCTTCTCTGCCTGACGGGGAAGATCCGGGCGATGTTATCTTGAAATCGGGAGATAAGTGGAAAGAGCTCTTGAAATCATCCGTTAATCTGGTAGAATTCGTAATCGACGAAGCGGTACGGAAAAATAAAAAAATTGGTGAACTCCCACGTGAGTTCAATAAGTCCGTAATACCACTTCTATCTTTGATTCAAAGCGAGATGGCCCGCTCTGAATTTGTAACTCTTTCTGCTCGCAAGACTGGCTTGCCAGAGAGTAGTATTTTGGGAGATTTAAAAAAATTTTCTAGTAAGGCCTTACTCTCAAATAATGAGAGAGAGCAAAATAAAGAAACTTCGGTTGAGCCGTTTGTCCTTACTCCGGAAGAAATGCTTGCTGGTATTATCGTTGGTTCTCTTCTTCCAGAAAAAAATCAGGAAGAAATCAGAGAACGGTTTAAGGAAATGTTGGGAGAAGAATTTTTTCGGGAGCTTGTCGAAAATTCAAGATTCGACAAGGATACTCTCATCTTTGAAACTGAGGCTCGTTTCGATGGGTTTGATATAAGCGAAGTTGCTCAGGAGTTACTTACAAGGATAGAAAAAAGCATTCTACTACGACGTCTTTCTGGATTGGGTAGAGAGCTTGATAATGTCGAGAGTGATTCGGAAAGGGATAAATTAAAAGAGGAGGCGCTCTCTGTTTCAAAAAGACTTTCTAATATTTAA